A genomic window from Candidatus Bathyarchaeota archaeon includes:
- a CDS encoding DUF373 family protein codes for MPTAAKSERVLILCVDRDDDIGMKAGINTPILGRKENVNAAASLALRDPEEADANAMFEAVRIYDNLKKSAKGQEEYQVATIAGSDLEGVEADRQLVLELTEVLEAFHATDVILVTDGYTDEMVLPLIESRVPVTSVRRVIIQHSKSIEESAAIFSRYMKLLVENPRYSRIVLGLPGILLLVLGVLAIFDYFAYAVQALVLIVGAFLVWRGFGVDKTVYSFVKWTKEYSPPPFTVQIAGFSALAGVLVIIVGGYLGGTAVATVASVEPNPFAIVPRLVGEFIGESTYLIAVGICVILSGRAVRWFLEHDLRLWRTVVIVIGVAWSSVMFVEASNILINPTFDYMSLVYSIVGGIPVIVSAFLTALLLRRKYSDYFKKTDQTLEDFEEE; via the coding sequence ATGCCCACAGCAGCAAAATCTGAACGCGTTCTAATTTTATGTGTTGACCGAGACGATGACATAGGCATGAAAGCTGGAATAAACACGCCTATTCTTGGAAGAAAAGAGAACGTGAATGCAGCTGCAAGTTTAGCTCTTCGTGATCCTGAAGAAGCAGACGCCAACGCTATGTTTGAAGCTGTTAGAATTTATGACAATCTAAAGAAAAGTGCCAAGGGCCAAGAAGAATATCAAGTTGCAACAATAGCGGGTTCTGATTTGGAAGGTGTTGAAGCAGACCGGCAACTTGTGTTAGAGCTAACTGAAGTTTTGGAAGCTTTCCATGCGACCGACGTTATCTTAGTTACTGATGGCTACACTGATGAGATGGTGTTGCCCCTCATTGAATCAAGAGTTCCTGTTACATCTGTTCGACGTGTTATAATACAGCATAGCAAGTCAATCGAAGAATCTGCTGCAATTTTTTCAAGGTACATGAAGCTCCTTGTGGAAAACCCTAGGTATTCTCGAATTGTTTTAGGCTTACCTGGTATCCTTCTCTTGGTTTTAGGTGTTTTAGCAATCTTTGATTATTTTGCTTACGCTGTTCAAGCACTCGTGTTGATTGTTGGGGCCTTTCTTGTTTGGAGGGGGTTTGGGGTCGACAAAACTGTATATAGTTTTGTTAAATGGACAAAAGAGTATTCACCGCCACCATTTACTGTGCAAATTGCTGGCTTTTCCGCTCTCGCAGGTGTATTGGTAATTATTGTGGGTGGTTATTTAGGAGGAACTGCAGTGGCAACAGTGGCGTCTGTAGAGCCTAATCCCTTTGCTATTGTTCCTAGACTTGTTGGAGAATTCATTGGAGAGTCAACTTATCTCATAGCTGTTGGTATTTGTGTCATTCTTTCAGGCAGGGCTGTTCGATGGTTTCTTGAACATGACTTGCGACTATGGCGCACTGTTGTTATCGTAATTGGTGTTGCTTGGTCCTCGGTTATGTTTGTTGAAGCATCAAACATTCTTATTAACCCTACTTTCGATTATATGTCGTTAGTTTATTCTATTGTTGGTGGCATACCTGTAATAGTTTCTGCCTTCTTAACTGCCCTTCTCTTGCGTAGAAAATACAGTGATTATTTCAAAAAAACTGATCAAACCTTAGAGGATTTTGAAGAAGAATAG
- the uppS gene encoding di-trans,poly-cis-decaprenylcistransferase, translating into MIERLLSLLGVYKVYEKWLSLQVKKGKKPEHVAIILDGNRRWASQKSLIPWIGHRHGANKINELMDWCIELDVKFITLYAFSTENFRRPQEEVNEIMKLIEENLRLIPENDMIHENKIRVKAIGRIDLLPNSIQEVIHHVEESTKMYPDRLLNIALAYGGRAEIVDATKKIVEKVQNGDLKSEDITENLFENYLYTAHMPRQDADLIIRTSGEERLSGFLSWQSAYSELCFVDVNWPDFRHIDLLRAVRTYQRRKRRFGK; encoded by the coding sequence ATGATTGAACGTTTGCTTTCTCTTTTGGGTGTTTACAAAGTCTACGAGAAATGGTTAAGTCTTCAAGTCAAAAAGGGAAAAAAACCTGAACATGTTGCTATAATACTTGATGGGAACCGGAGGTGGGCTTCTCAGAAATCTCTTATTCCTTGGATTGGTCATCGTCATGGTGCCAATAAAATCAATGAATTGATGGATTGGTGTATCGAGTTAGATGTTAAATTCATTACATTGTATGCTTTTTCAACTGAGAACTTTCGTCGGCCTCAAGAAGAAGTAAACGAAATCATGAAACTAATTGAAGAGAACCTGCGTTTAATTCCCGAAAATGATATGATTCATGAAAATAAAATCCGCGTTAAAGCAATAGGTCGTATTGATCTTTTACCCAACTCTATACAAGAAGTAATTCATCATGTTGAAGAATCAACAAAAATGTATCCTGACCGGCTTTTGAACATAGCATTGGCTTATGGTGGTCGTGCCGAAATTGTTGATGCTACCAAGAAAATTGTTGAAAAAGTACAAAATGGTGACCTAAAATCCGAAGATATTACCGAGAACCTTTTTGAAAATTACTTGTATACTGCTCATATGCCTAGACAAGATGCAGATTTAATTATTCGAACATCAGGAGAAGAACGACTTAGTGGTTTTCTTTCTTGGCAGTCTGCTTACAGTGAACTCTGCTTTGTAGATGTAAACTGGCCCGATTTTAGGCATATCGACCTTTTACGTGCAGTTCGAACATACCAGCGACGAAAACGCCGTTTTGGGAAATAA
- a CDS encoding redox-regulated ATPase YchF, with product MSVQSYSKKLGIVGKPNTGKSTFFSAATLIPVDIGNYPFTTIKPNRGIGYLRTPCVHPEFEIEDNPNNSLCLDGIRLVPIEMIDVAGIVPGAWEGRGLGNQFLDELRRADALLHVVDASGSTDCEGRICKKGEHDPLEDVKFLETEITMWMNQILKKDWAKIARTAGAGKEDLVSLLESRLTGLGIKRFHIVESLRKSDLRADKPVLWNNDDLIKFLDILRSSSKPTIIVANKIDCPHAEENVERLKQSGHKVVACCAEAELALRRAAENGLINYTPGDCKLTITKSDKLNQAQENALNKIQENILYKFGSTGVQEAINTAFIELLQMVAVYPVEDVEHLSDHKGRVLPDVYLVPFGTTARQLAYIIHTELGDSFIHAIDIRGKTRIGEDYVLKDRDVISIVSAKKRG from the coding sequence ATGAGTGTACAATCTTATTCGAAAAAGTTAGGAATCGTAGGCAAACCAAATACAGGTAAATCTACTTTTTTTTCAGCTGCAACTCTGATTCCAGTTGATATTGGTAACTACCCTTTCACTACAATCAAACCTAACCGTGGAATAGGATACTTGAGGACTCCTTGTGTCCATCCAGAGTTTGAAATCGAAGACAACCCAAACAATTCTTTGTGTCTGGATGGAATCCGACTGGTTCCGATTGAAATGATAGACGTAGCAGGAATTGTCCCCGGAGCATGGGAAGGACGAGGACTGGGAAACCAATTCCTAGATGAACTCAGACGAGCAGATGCACTTCTTCACGTAGTTGACGCTTCCGGTTCAACAGATTGCGAGGGCAGAATCTGCAAAAAAGGAGAACATGACCCCTTAGAGGATGTAAAATTTCTTGAAACTGAAATAACCATGTGGATGAACCAAATACTCAAAAAAGATTGGGCAAAAATTGCTAGAACTGCAGGAGCAGGAAAAGAAGACTTGGTTTCTCTTCTTGAGTCACGTTTAACTGGATTAGGCATCAAACGTTTCCATATAGTTGAAAGCTTAAGAAAATCAGACCTTAGAGCAGATAAACCTGTTTTGTGGAACAATGATGATCTGATTAAATTTTTAGATATACTAAGAAGTAGTTCCAAGCCAACAATAATTGTGGCGAACAAGATTGACTGTCCCCATGCCGAAGAAAATGTTGAAAGACTAAAACAAAGTGGACACAAAGTTGTAGCTTGTTGTGCAGAAGCAGAACTTGCCCTCCGAAGAGCAGCAGAAAATGGGTTAATCAATTACACTCCAGGCGATTGTAAATTAACCATAACAAAATCAGACAAGCTTAATCAGGCACAAGAAAATGCCCTAAATAAAATTCAAGAAAATATTCTATACAAATTTGGTTCCACAGGAGTGCAAGAAGCAATTAACACTGCATTTATTGAATTGCTACAGATGGTTGCTGTTTACCCAGTAGAAGACGTGGAACACCTAAGCGACCATAAAGGCAGAGTTCTACCCGATGTTTACCTTGTGCCCTTTGGCACTACAGCACGACAACTGGCATACATAATCCACACAGAACTTGGAGACAGTTTCATTCACGCAATCGACATTCGAGGCAAAACCCGAATAGGAGAAGACTACGTCTTGAAAGATCGAGACGTAATTTCTATAGTGAGTGCCAAAAAACGAGGCTAA
- the trxB gene encoding thioredoxin-disulfide reductase: protein MYDVIILGSGPAGLTSAIYTSRAGLKTLVVAGAMWGGQLMLTREVENFPGFENGILGPELMSTIKKQAERCGAEIIYEQATAVDLKSKPFKITAGKVYEAKTVIIATGALAKWLGLESETRLRGKGVSVCATCDAPFFRNKNVVVVGGGDTAMEEALFLANVVNDVKVIHRRDKLRASKWLQNSAFKNPKISFVWNSTVTKVLGENIVEGVKLKNVESGEESTFPCDAVFLAIGYKPNTEIFKNQIEMDETGYIIVHDETRTNIEGVFVAGDVADYRYRQAIAAAGSGCKAALDAEKYLLGN, encoded by the coding sequence ATGTATGATGTGATAATTCTTGGTTCAGGACCTGCAGGACTAACATCTGCAATTTACACCAGCAGAGCAGGATTAAAGACACTAGTTGTCGCAGGAGCCATGTGGGGGGGACAGTTAATGCTTACTAGAGAAGTTGAAAACTTTCCCGGATTTGAAAACGGAATCCTTGGACCAGAACTTATGAGCACAATAAAAAAACAAGCTGAACGATGCGGCGCAGAAATAATTTATGAACAGGCTACTGCTGTAGACCTAAAATCTAAGCCCTTTAAAATAACAGCAGGAAAAGTCTACGAAGCAAAAACAGTCATCATAGCCACAGGCGCCTTAGCCAAATGGTTAGGTCTAGAAAGCGAAACTCGACTTAGGGGGAAAGGGGTTTCAGTTTGCGCAACATGTGATGCACCATTTTTCAGAAACAAAAACGTTGTAGTGGTAGGAGGGGGCGACACCGCAATGGAAGAAGCCCTGTTTTTGGCCAACGTCGTAAATGACGTCAAAGTTATTCATCGCAGAGATAAATTACGAGCAAGCAAATGGCTTCAAAACAGCGCCTTCAAAAACCCAAAAATTTCCTTTGTGTGGAACAGTACAGTAACCAAAGTTTTAGGTGAAAATATAGTAGAAGGAGTTAAACTTAAAAACGTTGAATCTGGAGAAGAATCTACCTTTCCGTGTGATGCAGTCTTTTTGGCGATTGGTTACAAACCAAACACAGAAATCTTCAAAAATCAAATAGAAATGGATGAAACAGGTTACATAATAGTTCACGACGAAACACGAACAAATATTGAAGGAGTCTTTGTTGCAGGTGACGTAGCAGATTACCGTTACCGTCAAGCTATTGCAGCTGCAGGGTCAGGATGTAAAGCTGCCCTTGATGCAGAAAAATATTTACTAGGAAATTAA
- a CDS encoding Lrp/AsnC ligand binding domain-containing protein, translating to MFAYVLITVNSGSERDFLKQISKFKEVVEANLVIGENDIVIKIQAEDIAHMDQFLTEKLRVLPDVFLTTTMIITEQIKPEQQ from the coding sequence TTGTTTGCTTATGTTCTTATCACCGTGAATTCTGGTTCAGAGCGTGATTTCTTGAAACAGATTTCAAAATTCAAAGAGGTTGTTGAAGCGAACCTAGTAATCGGAGAAAATGATATCGTCATCAAAATACAAGCAGAAGACATCGCTCATATGGACCAATTTTTAACAGAAAAACTTCGTGTGTTGCCAGATGTTTTCCTTACAACAACCATGATTATTACTGAACAGATAAAACCCGAACAGCAATAA
- a CDS encoding hydroxymethylglutaryl-CoA synthase — MERSVPFIDEDAVTAAVEAGKMALIHSGVDNQNIGKVYVGSESNPYAVNPIASKVAQVLKLGKEEKADFVQSIDAVDTEFACKAATSMFKDASALVHYPKSNISYAMAIGSDNSQSAPRNEIGGELDHFVGFGGAAFIFGMQDIIAEVEGWYSCTSDTPDFWRRDMQAYPRHGGRFTGKPAYFKHVQKACKKLMEQLSLTIDDVDYFVPHQPNPSFPVKIAKQLGFKEEQYLPSIKVTNFGNTYSGAAPIGLAAVLDIAKPDERIVLTSYGSGAGSDAYSFLTTNQILEKRNRQKFTVNHQIENENLEYVDYHTYRRLKQGL, encoded by the coding sequence ATGGAACGCTCGGTTCCCTTTATTGATGAAGATGCAGTTACTGCAGCAGTAGAAGCCGGAAAAATGGCTCTAATCCATTCAGGTGTAGACAACCAAAATATTGGAAAAGTTTACGTTGGGTCTGAGTCAAATCCATATGCTGTTAATCCAATTGCTTCTAAAGTAGCCCAAGTACTAAAACTAGGCAAAGAAGAAAAAGCAGATTTTGTCCAAAGCATCGATGCCGTGGACACAGAATTTGCTTGCAAAGCTGCTACAAGCATGTTCAAAGATGCTTCAGCCCTTGTTCATTATCCAAAAAGTAACATTTCTTATGCAATGGCTATCGGTTCAGATAATTCTCAATCTGCTCCCAGAAACGAGATAGGCGGAGAACTAGATCACTTCGTTGGTTTTGGTGGTGCTGCCTTCATTTTTGGAATGCAAGACATCATCGCTGAAGTTGAAGGATGGTACTCATGTACTTCTGATACTCCAGACTTTTGGAGGCGTGACATGCAAGCTTACCCTCGACACGGAGGCAGATTCACAGGAAAACCTGCATACTTTAAACATGTCCAAAAAGCATGCAAAAAACTAATGGAACAACTTAGCCTTACAATAGATGACGTAGACTATTTTGTCCCTCATCAACCTAATCCCAGTTTTCCAGTTAAAATTGCAAAACAACTAGGATTCAAAGAAGAACAATATTTGCCTAGTATAAAAGTCACTAACTTTGGAAATACGTACTCAGGAGCTGCCCCCATAGGTTTAGCTGCAGTTCTAGATATTGCAAAACCAGATGAGCGAATTGTTCTTACTAGTTATGGTTCTGGGGCTGGAAGCGATGCATATTCTTTCTTGACGACAAACCAAATATTGGAGAAAAGAAATCGGCAAAAGTTTACGGTTAATCATCAGATTGAAAATGAAAACCTAGAGTATGTGGATTATCACACTTATCGGAGACTCAAGCAAGGACTCTAG